The Rhinoraja longicauda isolate Sanriku21f chromosome 25, sRhiLon1.1, whole genome shotgun sequence genome has a window encoding:
- the tmem119b gene encoding transmembrane protein 119b: MAVWLVLWQLVLANMCLCAPMTPNVPDVRTPSSAEASGSYESAVTSTEEPFSTVRSSDIDTTDAALTSTLAVTASKSAHIGTVVKEFIMQYLTFIIIAAVALVLLLVLVCTVIFTRLSKGSAYYPSSYPTKKYVDKQDKRGSGKNFEEVAGTVGEEPKEDMVNTSEQLQSDILSASHNLKKKGPSKGNEKKAGKGESPQEAGKEGGNSTAPDSATNAEGPLTGGMESNSAKAPEGDRQEEEEEQPTGKEEQKGDGQAVGKGKRENEEVGKDKMEMETGAVPGTISIEPSSSEMRDKFPQAPGEQLVAGTDQSNTLDGAAGQELNKVKYAQLTLYDASSVAEPSADYSKDLEGTPLISKSNGAPNDNRAF; encoded by the coding sequence ATGGCCGTTTGGTTggtcctatggcagcttgttcttgCAAACATGTGCCTATGTGCACCAATGACCCCCAATGTTCCAGATGTAAGAACACCGAGTTCTGCTGAAGCATCTGGCAGTTATGAATCTGCAGTCACAAGCACTGAAGAACCATTTTCCACCGTGAGAAGCTCAGATATCGACACCACGGATGCTGCCTTGACCTCAACCCTTGCTGTTACTGCCTCTAAGTCGGCCCACATTGGCACTGTTGTAAAGGAGTTTATCATGCAGTACCTGACCTTCATCATCATTGCCGCAGTTGCTCTGGTCCTACTGCTTGTCCTCGTGTGCACCGTGATATTTACGAGGCTAAGCAAGGGTTCAGCCTACTACCCGTCCTCTTACCCTACTAAAAAGTACGTGGACAAGCAGGACAAAAGGGGTTCCGGCAAAAACTTTGAGGAGGTCGCCGGGACGGTCGGTGAAGAGCCCAAGGAGGATATGGTCAACACCTCGGAGCAGCTGCAATCTGACATTCTCTCGGCCTCCCACAACCTCAAGAAGAAGGGGCCATCCAAGGGAAATGAGAAGAAAGCGGGGAAGGGAGAGAGCCCGCAGGAAGCAGGCAAGGAGGGAGGGAACAGTACGGCCCCAGACTCAGCAACTAATGCGGAAGGCCCATTGACTGGCGGCATGGAGAGCAACTCTGCCAAAGCACCCGAAGGAGACCggcaggaggaagaggaggaacagCCGACGGGGAAGGAAGAGCAGAAGGGAGACGGCCAGGCAGTGGGGAAAGGAAAGAGGGAAAATGAAGAGGTGGGCAAGGATAAGATGGAGATGGAAACTGGAGCAGTCCCAGGCACTATCTCAATAGAGCCATCTAGCAGTGAGATGAGGGACAAGTTCCCCCAGGCCCCTGGAGAACAACTTGTTGCAGGCACAGACCAGTCAAACACCTTAGACGGAGCTGCAGGCCAGGAATTGAACAAAGTTAAGTACGCCCAACTGACTTTATATGACGCATCGAGTGTGGCTGAGCCATCTGCCGATTATTCCAAGGACCTGGAGGGTACCCCACTCATCTCCAAGTCCAATGGTGCGCCCAATGACAACAGAGCTTTTTAA